The following DNA comes from Corynebacterium atrinae.
AGGTCACGAACCAGCGGGGTCGATCCGAGAGCTTCGATATCGGAGACTTGTTCTGGCCTGCGGATGAGCGAGGTCACATCAAGCCCAGCGGATACCAGTCGCGAAGTGGCTAATTGGGCTACGCGGCCGTGTCCGCCGATGAGCAAGATTTTCTTTAGCGAGTGGGTCATGGCCCCACCCTACGTATTATCAGGGGCGCATGCCGTCAACATATCGCGCAGTTACCCATCGCTGCACGGCCCTCGCCACCGGAGCTCCAAGGCGCGCCAGCCACCAGGCATGGCGCGAAAACGCCACGCACCGTCCCGTGACAGTGCCGTCCTCCGCCATCTCCACGATGAAGGCTTCTTCCCCACATTCAACGTGACCCGGCAGCGTCCCGTAGACGATGACCGTTCGCGTCGGCGTCCGTTCTTCGAAGAGAATCAAACACGGCGACAGAGTCGGCCCAAATTGCAGTCGAACGAGCGGCCCGTCCTGGCATACTCGGACTCCTGCGCGGGCATGCGCCCGCCATGTCACCAAGCTTATCGACGCCGCCGCAAACACCGACTCCCCCGTCCCCAGCACCGCGCTGCAGTCGGTCAGGTGCCAGGAATCATCGACTCCCGATGGTAGGCCGTCGGCCAGCGCCAGGGTGGCCAACTGCAAGTGATCGGGGTACGTCAGTGAGCTCACTTCCGGCCGAATGTCCAATAGGCCGCCGGACCGAACCCATTGATAAATGAAGCAGCCGCCCAGGCCCATTTTGGACCACGGACCTGCTCGGCGGGACGTCGCGAGAGATCGATCCACATGCCTACCTTCGCGGTCAATTCCACGAGTGCACCGACGACGATACCGGCCTGAGCTTGCGTCGACAGTTCAGAGAACTTTCTGCTCTTGGTGCTCATAGGTCTCATTGTAGGTCGAGCGGTTTAGGATGGGATCCATGTTTGCCATCATGACTGTCACTGGCGCCGACCACACCGGAATAATCGCCGCCGTCACCTCCGAACTGGCCGCCCAAGAAGTCAACATCCTCGACGTCTCCCAAACCATCATGGACAAGTACTTCACCATGATCCTCCGCGTCGAGTTCGATCAAAACCGTACCGACATTGCCACGATTGATCGGCAGATGGAGGCGGTCGGCCAGGCCCAAGGACTCGTCATCCGCATCCAGGCTGAGGCCTTGTTCACGGCAGTCAACGAGATCTAGGCATCCATGAGTTTCCATCTGAATTCCCACAACATCCTTGACACCATTGAAATGATCGAGGATTATCGCCTCGATATCCGCACTGTCACCATGGGTATTTCCTTGTTGACCTGCGCCCGCTCCACCATGGAGGAAACGTGTCAGGCGGTCTATGAGCACGTGACCACCCGCGCTTCCCGACTGGTCGAAGTCTGTGAGGGTATCGAATCTGAGCTTGGCATTCCGATCGTCAACAAGCGCATTTCCATAACTCCAGTGTCCCTGATCACCGCGGGGGTCACGGGCAACCCGGCTGATGTCGCCCGGGCATTGGACAAGGCTGGCCGCGAAGTCGGGGTCAACTTCATTGGTGGCTACTCTGCGCTTGTGGCCAAGGGTGCCACGACATCCGAGGAAGCGCTCATCCGTTCTATCCCGGAGGCTCTTTCTGATACGGATGTTGTCTGTTCCTCCGTCAATATCGCGACTTCCCGCGCCGGCATCAACATGAATGCTGTGGCCACCATGGGACACGTCATCAAGGAGGCCGCCGAGCTCACGAAGGATCGTTCCGCGATCGCCTGCGCCAAGCTCGTCGTCTTCGCCAACTCTGTCGGAGACAATCCATTCATGGCTGGGGCGTATCACGGTGTTGAAGAGCCCGATTGCGTCGTCTCCGTCGGTGTCTCCGGCCCCGGCGTCGTCGACCGCGCCCTGGGCAACCTCTCCGGCGCGACCCTGGATCAGGTCGCCGAGGAGATCAAAAAGGCTGCCTTCAAGATCACCCGTGCAGGCCAATTGGTCGGCAACATGGCGTCCGAGCGCCTCGGGGTCCCCTTCGGCATCGTTGATCTCTCCCTGGCTCCCACTGCCGAGCAAGGAGATTCCGTCGCCCACATCCTCGAACACATGGGCCTGGACCAGGTGGGCACCCACGGCACGACCGCCGCGTTGGCATTGCTTAACGACGCCGTCAAGAAAGGCGGCATGATGGCCTGTTCCCGGGTCGGCGGACTATCCGGGTCCTTCATCCCCGTTTCGGAAGACAAGGGGATGATCGACGCCGTCCGCGCCGGGTCCATCACCATGGACAAGCTCGAAGCAATGACCGCGATCTGCTCGGTGGGTTTCGATATGATCGCCATTCCCGGCGATACCTCCGCCGAAACCATTTCCGGCATGATCGCCGACGAGGCTGCCATCGGCGTCATGAACCACAAGACCACCGCCGTTCGCGTTATCCCCGTCCCCGGTACCAAACCTGGTGATGAAGTCAGCTTCGGTGGATTGCTTGGCTACGCGCCAGTCATCCCCGTCAACCAGGTGGGAAATGCCGAGTTCATTCGCCGCGGTGGGTTTATCCCCGCCCCCGTGCATGGAATGCGCAACTAACTCCTAGTCCGTTCCACTCTTTTAAACACCCCGGAATCGGAGATGCGGCGAGCCCACTCTAGACTGCTTGGTATGGTCGACTCCCTCATCTCCCCGCGCAAGCCGTTTGTGCTCCTGAGCACCCGGCCCGAGGACGAAGCAGCCGCAGCAGAATTCGTTAGCTTCCGCAGCAAGATGGGTCTTTCCCACGACGGGGTTGTTCAAATCCGCATGGAAGAACGACCCCTCGGCAGGCTGGACCTCCGCGACTTTTCCGGCATCATTCTGGGGGGAAGTCCCTTCAACTCCTCAGACACCCACAAGTCGGATCTGCAGTTGCGAGTCGAGTCAGATATTGCCCTCATGCTCGACGAGGTTCTCGATCAAGACTTTCCCCTCTTCGGAGCGTGCTACGGAGTCGGTTCGATCGGCACCGCTATTGGAGCCACCATCGATGAAACCTACAGCGAAAAGCCCAAGGTCGTCGACATCACCCTCGTCAAGGAGGACAGACTCCTCGAAGGACTCCCCCAGCGGTTCGCCTCGATCGTCGGACACAAGGAAGCAATCTCGTACTTGCCTGATGTGGCAGACCTCCTCGCCACCGGTGCCGACTGCCCCACGCAAATGTTCCGAGTTCAAGAGAACATTTATGCCACCCAGTTCCACCCCGAACTCGCCCCCGACGCCTTCGAACAACGCCTACGCATCTACGCCAACGCCGGATACTATGATCCCCAGGAATTCGAAGAAATTCTCGCCACTACCCGCGGTGTCAACCTGACGGTCGATGACCGTATTTTGCTCAACTTCGCCCGCCGTTACGCCCGCTAATCGACGTCCCCCGACAAGGAGCCAGCCATGACAGTACTGATAGCCGCCATCACCGGCTTCATGTTCTACCTCGATGCTTCCCCCGCAACCTTAACGGTATGCCTCCTCGCCACTGCCTGGGTGCTTGCGCTAGATACCCGCAGAGCATTGAAGAACCGCACTACCTAGAGCTATCGAACGGCATGCCACGAAGTGCGTGATCAAGTGCCGAGAACTCTTCCAACAAAGTTGCTCCTACCCCTTGCGTGACTCGCTTGCGTGTTCTAACATTGTGTTAGAACACGCAAGCGAAACACTTGGGGGTGAGCACACGTGACCATCGACATATACCACTCAATGGTAGAGATCTACCTTGAGAAAGCACTGACCCCTCCCCAGCACTACTACGCTGTCAGCTCACCCGATGATCCTGTCGCTCGCCGGGGAACGCAAATGCGACGCGAGGATCACGAACTGTGGCAATCAGTGTTGCCCGGTGATGATGAGGACATCGACATCGTGCTGGCTAGGCTTCGGCGTTCCCTGGGGCGCGGGGATCACTACCTCATGTCCGCGATCAGCGCCCACCACCGCCTCAACGAGCTTCCCGCATTGAAGGAAATCCAGGAGCACTACTTCCATCTCGACCTCCCCCGGCTCAAGATCATCGATAGTGTCCTGTGCAAAGCAGACACCACCGTGTCAGAACACCTGGACCTCATTGATACCGAACTAGCTAAGTTCCTCACCCCGACCCGGGCGAATCAGATCCTTCCCACAGCCGGCAAGATCAAACAGCGTCTCAATGCGATCATCACCATGCTCGACGAGACGATCTCCTCCGAGGATCCCGCCCCGCAGCCGGTTGATAGTGTCTCGATCGTCTTCGATGACGGTAGAGGCCTGCTGCATGCTGATCTCGATGGAGTCACAGCCCAAGAGATCGACCTTCGTATCCGCAAGTACGCGATTACTCACGGGGTCAGCCAAGCAGACGCACTCGTAGCACTGATTAGGGGTGAGGGGGCTACGAATGTCACCCTCAACGTCTATAAGGCATCGGATATCCCCACTGCCCCGGGGTGGGTCTCTGGGGTGGGGTATCTCACGGTTAAGCAGACCGAGGATCTTCTCAACCGGGTTGATGTCGAGATTGATCTAGATGCCATCACCGAGAAGGTCTCCCAGGCGTACGCCACACCGGCAGATATCCGCTCCCTCGTGATTGGTCTTGATGGGTCGTGTGCGGTGGGTGGGTGTGATGCCCCGGCTCATCGAGCACAGATGGATCACCGGATTAATCATGCTGATGGCGGGCCGACGACAGCAGCCAACCTCGCCCCATTGTGTGTCAAGCACCATGCGATCAAGACAGACCGTCGAGTCACCTACGTCATGGACCCGGTGACGAGGCGGAAGTATTTCTTGTTTGATGATGGGTCCTGGGCAGAGTCCGAAGGTGATGGGCCACTAGCCCCCGGCGAAAGACGGTGGTTGCAGACGGTGTCCCAGCGGATTACGAAGCGCAGGGCGAGGATTAGGTCGGAGTCCCAAGCGCAGAAGACAGAGCAGGTAGAGCGGGAAGGACCACCAACTTTCTGACTCGGGGTGGCTCTAGCATGCGGGATCAAACGTAGTGTCAGGCGCACTCGAGCGTGCATGACTTGGAGAAACGCTACGCCAGCTCTACGATTTCCATGTATTCATCCGACCAGAGGTCCTCGTCGCCGTCGGGGAGAACGATGACTCGTTCCGGCTCGAGAGCTTTAACGGCGCCCGGGTCGTGGGTGACCAGGACGACAGCGCCGGTGTAGGTGCGCAGAGCGTCGAGGACCTGCTCGCGGGACTGGGGGTCAAGGTTGTTGGTGGGCTCGTCGAGAAGCAGAACGTTGGAACGAGAAGACACCAGGGCGGCCAGAGCCAGGCGGGTCTTCTCACCACCGGAGAGGGTGCCGGCGGGCTGGTCAAGCTGAGGGCCGGAGAACATGAAGGCGCCGAGCAGACCTCGGAGGTCCTGCTCGCCTGCCTCAGGACAAGCGTCGATAGTGTTTTGCCACACGGACTTCTCTGGATCGATGGTGTCGTGCTCCTGGGCGAAGTAGCCGATCTTGAGGCCATGCCCGGACACGATGCCGCCTTCACCATCGGTGCGTTCGACCCCGGCCAGCAGCTTGAGCAGAGTCGTCTTACCGGCGCCATTGAAACCGAGGACGACGACGCGCGAGCCCTTATCGATGGCTAAGTCCACCCCAGCGAAGACTTCGAGGGAGCCGTACATCTTGGTCAAGCCCTTGGCAAAGAGTGGGGTCTTGCCACAGGGAGCGGGCTCCGGGAAGGAGATGTGGGCGACGCGATCGGCGACGCGGACGTCGTCAAGCGAATCGACCATGCGCTCGGCGCGGGCGAGCATCTGCTTGGCGGCGGCAGCCTTTGTGGCTTTGGCGCCGAGCTTGGCGGCCTGCTTCTGCAGGGCGGAGGCTTTCTTTTCGGCGTTGGCGCGTTCGCGACGGCGACGGGCCTCGTCGAGGGCGCGGGCGTCCTTGTACTTGGAAAAGCCCATGTTGTAGACGTCGGCTTCGGCGCGGACGGCGTCGAGGAACCAAATCTTGTTGCAGACGGCGTCGAGAAGCTCGACATCGTGGGAGATCATGATAAGGCCGCCCTCGTGCTTGGACAGGAATCCGCGCAGCCAGGTGATGGAGTCGGCGTCGAGGTGGTTGGTG
Coding sequences within:
- a CDS encoding DUF1990 domain-containing protein, giving the protein MSSLTYPDHLQLATLALADGLPSGVDDSWHLTDCSAVLGTGESVFAAASISLVTWRAHARAGVRVCQDGPLVRLQFGPTLSPCLILFEERTPTRTVIVYGTLPGHVECGEEAFIVEMAEDGTVTGRCVAFSRHAWWLARLGAPVARAVQRWVTARYVDGMRP
- a CDS encoding PLDc N-terminal domain-containing protein, with protein sequence MSTKSRKFSELSTQAQAGIVVGALVELTAKVGMWIDLSRRPAEQVRGPKWAWAAASFINGFGPAAYWTFGRK
- a CDS encoding ACT domain-containing protein codes for the protein MFAIMTVTGADHTGIIAAVTSELAAQEVNILDVSQTIMDKYFTMILRVEFDQNRTDIATIDRQMEAVGQAQGLVIRIQAEALFTAVNEI
- a CDS encoding PFL family protein, which produces MSFHLNSHNILDTIEMIEDYRLDIRTVTMGISLLTCARSTMEETCQAVYEHVTTRASRLVEVCEGIESELGIPIVNKRISITPVSLITAGVTGNPADVARALDKAGREVGVNFIGGYSALVAKGATTSEEALIRSIPEALSDTDVVCSSVNIATSRAGINMNAVATMGHVIKEAAELTKDRSAIACAKLVVFANSVGDNPFMAGAYHGVEEPDCVVSVGVSGPGVVDRALGNLSGATLDQVAEEIKKAAFKITRAGQLVGNMASERLGVPFGIVDLSLAPTAEQGDSVAHILEHMGLDQVGTHGTTAALALLNDAVKKGGMMACSRVGGLSGSFIPVSEDKGMIDAVRAGSITMDKLEAMTAICSVGFDMIAIPGDTSAETISGMIADEAAIGVMNHKTTAVRVIPVPGTKPGDEVSFGGLLGYAPVIPVNQVGNAEFIRRGGFIPAPVHGMRN
- a CDS encoding glutamine amidotransferase gives rise to the protein MVDSLISPRKPFVLLSTRPEDEAAAAEFVSFRSKMGLSHDGVVQIRMEERPLGRLDLRDFSGIILGGSPFNSSDTHKSDLQLRVESDIALMLDEVLDQDFPLFGACYGVGSIGTAIGATIDETYSEKPKVVDITLVKEDRLLEGLPQRFASIVGHKEAISYLPDVADLLATGADCPTQMFRVQENIYATQFHPELAPDAFEQRLRIYANAGYYDPQEFEEILATTRGVNLTVDDRILLNFARRYAR
- a CDS encoding HNH endonuclease signature motif containing protein, which translates into the protein MTIDIYHSMVEIYLEKALTPPQHYYAVSSPDDPVARRGTQMRREDHELWQSVLPGDDEDIDIVLARLRRSLGRGDHYLMSAISAHHRLNELPALKEIQEHYFHLDLPRLKIIDSVLCKADTTVSEHLDLIDTELAKFLTPTRANQILPTAGKIKQRLNAIITMLDETISSEDPAPQPVDSVSIVFDDGRGLLHADLDGVTAQEIDLRIRKYAITHGVSQADALVALIRGEGATNVTLNVYKASDIPTAPGWVSGVGYLTVKQTEDLLNRVDVEIDLDAITEKVSQAYATPADIRSLVIGLDGSCAVGGCDAPAHRAQMDHRINHADGGPTTAANLAPLCVKHHAIKTDRRVTYVMDPVTRRKYFLFDDGSWAESEGDGPLAPGERRWLQTVSQRITKRRARIRSESQAQKTEQVEREGPPTF
- a CDS encoding ABC-F family ATP-binding cassette domain-containing protein gives rise to the protein MIVTNDLEVRVGARTLLTAPGQHLRVQPGDRIGLVGRNGAGKTTSMRILAGETQPYGGTVVSSGSIGYLPQDSREGNIDQTARDRVLSARGLDQIRSSMERQQEVMETTSDERKRDAAIRKYSRLEEQYHTLGGYEADSEAAQICVNLGLPERILDQPLKTLSGGQRRRVELAQILFAATNGSGKSQTTLLLDEPTNHLDADSITWLRGFLSKHEGGLIMISHDVELLDAVCNKIWFLDAVRAEADVYNMGFSKYKDARALDEARRRRERANAEKKASALQKQAAKLGAKATKAAAAKQMLARAERMVDSLDDVRVADRVAHISFPEPAPCGKTPLFAKGLTKMYGSLEVFAGVDLAIDKGSRVVVLGFNGAGKTTLLKLLAGVERTDGEGGIVSGHGLKIGYFAQEHDTIDPEKSVWQNTIDACPEAGEQDLRGLLGAFMFSGPQLDQPAGTLSGGEKTRLALAALVSSRSNVLLLDEPTNNLDPQSREQVLDALRTYTGAVVLVTHDPGAVKALEPERVIVLPDGDEDLWSDEYMEIVELA